A part of Clostridia bacterium genomic DNA contains:
- the rpsS gene encoding 30S ribosomal protein S19, with product MSRSTKKGPYVQEVLLKRIKEMNESGDKKILKTWSRASTIFPDFVGHTIAVHDGRKHVPVYVTEDMVGHKLGEFAPTRTYRGHAGSRTSNNGK from the coding sequence GTGAGCAGAAGTACTAAAAAAGGCCCCTACGTTCAGGAAGTGCTGTTAAAGCGCATAAAAGAGATGAACGAAAGCGGCGATAAGAAAATTTTAAAGACCTGGTCGAGAGCCTCTACTATATTCCCTGATTTCGTAGGTCATACGATTGCGGTACATGACGGAAGAAAGCACGTTCCCGTATACGTTACCGAGGATATGGTAGGCCACAAGCTCGGCGAGTTCGCACCGACGAGAACTTACCGCGGTCATGCCGGCTCGAGAACTTCAAATAACGGCAAATAA
- the rplB gene encoding 50S ribosomal protein L2: MAIKKYNPTTPGRRGMTVTNYDGLSKVKPEKSLLDTIKKNAGRNSYGRITVRHRGGGNRKKYRIIDFKRNKLDMPAKVLTIEYDPNRTAFIALIEYEDGEKRYIIAPHGLEVGDTILSSEHADIKTGNTLPIANIPVGTFIHNIELHPGKGAQLVRAAGNMAQLMAKEGKLAQVRLPSGEVRYIRIECKATIGQVSNIDQENVNLGKAGRTRHRGIRPTVRGVVMNPNDHPHGGGEGKSPIGRPSPVTPWGKPALGYKTRNKKAKSNKMIVKSRHSK; encoded by the coding sequence ATGGCAATCAAAAAGTACAACCCGACGACGCCCGGCAGACGCGGCATGACTGTCACGAACTACGACGGATTGTCCAAGGTTAAACCGGAAAAGAGCCTTTTGGATACCATAAAGAAAAATGCCGGCAGAAACTCTTACGGCAGAATCACTGTTCGTCATCGCGGCGGCGGCAACAGAAAGAAGTACAGAATAATAGATTTCAAGCGCAACAAGCTTGATATGCCCGCTAAGGTGCTCACGATCGAGTACGATCCCAACAGAACGGCGTTCATCGCGCTCATCGAATACGAGGACGGCGAAAAGAGATATATAATCGCTCCCCACGGTCTTGAAGTTGGCGACACGATATTAAGCTCCGAGCATGCGGACATAAAGACGGGCAACACGCTGCCCATCGCGAACATACCGGTAGGTACGTTCATCCACAATATAGAGCTTCACCCCGGTAAGGGCGCTCAGCTCGTGCGCGCAGCCGGCAACATGGCGCAGCTCATGGCTAAAGAGGGCAAGCTCGCTCAGGTCAGACTTCCTTCGGGCGAGGTTCGCTATATAAGAATCGAATGCAAGGCTACGATAGGGCAGGTCTCCAATATAGACCAGGAGAACGTGAACCTCGGCAAGGCCGGCCGCACGCGTCACAGAGGCATACGTCCTACGGTGCGCGGCGTAGTTATGAACCCGAACGACCATCCGCACGGCGGCGGTGAGGGCAAGTCCCCGATAGGACGTCCCAGCCCGGTCACTCCGTGGGGCAAGCCTGCGCTCGGTTATAAGACGCGCAACAAGAAGGCTAAGAGCAATAAGATGATCGTTAAATCGAGACATTCGAAGTAA
- the rpsC gene encoding 30S ribosomal protein S3, with translation MGQKVNPVGFRVGVINDWDSKWYANKKDFGDTLVEDYNLRKYLKELLYAAGVAKIAIERQAGADAASARVKINIHCAKPGIVIGRQGAEIEKLKANLEKMLGKQVSINIVEIKRPETNAQLVAESIASALERRVGFRRAMKQAIERAMKMGVKGIKTAASGRLGGAEIARSEHYHEGSIPLQTLRADIDYGFAEANTTYGKLGIKVWIYKGEVLPDSKRTDVRPEPALPPQERRDRRDRRDRRDRRDGHDRRDGDRRNNFQKGDAR, from the coding sequence ATGGGTCAGAAAGTTAACCCCGTAGGCTTCAGAGTAGGCGTTATTAACGACTGGGACTCCAAGTGGTATGCAAATAAGAAAGACTTCGGAGACACGCTCGTTGAAGACTACAATTTAAGAAAATATTTAAAAGAGCTTCTGTACGCTGCAGGAGTTGCAAAGATCGCTATAGAGCGTCAGGCAGGCGCTGACGCAGCTTCTGCAAGAGTTAAGATAAACATTCACTGCGCAAAGCCGGGTATAGTTATCGGCCGTCAGGGCGCAGAGATAGAAAAGCTCAAGGCCAACCTTGAAAAGATGCTTGGCAAGCAGGTTTCGATAAATATCGTTGAGATAAAGCGTCCCGAAACGAACGCACAGCTCGTTGCCGAGAGCATCGCATCAGCGCTTGAGCGCAGAGTAGGTTTCAGACGTGCGATGAAGCAGGCCATAGAGCGCGCCATGAAGATGGGCGTTAAGGGCATAAAGACTGCTGCATCGGGCAGACTCGGCGGCGCCGAGATAGCGAGAAGCGAGCACTATCATGAGGGCTCGATACCGCTGCAGACGCTGCGCGCCGACATCGATTACGGCTTTGCCGAGGCAAACACCACCTATGGTAAGCTTGGCATAAAGGTTTGGATATACAAGGGCGAAGTACTTCCCGATTCCAAGCGCACCGACGTTCGTCCCGAGCCCGCGCTTCCGCCTCAGGAGAGACGCGACAGACGCGACAGACGTGACAGACGCGATCGCCGCGACGGACACGACAGACGCGACGGAGACAGACGCAATAACTTCCAGAAGGGAGATGCTCGCTGA
- the rpsQ gene encoding 30S ribosomal protein S17, which translates to MERGNRKTRVGMVVSDKMDKTVVVAIVDSVKHPLYKKIVKRTYKLKAHDENNECRIGDKIKVMETRPLSKDKRWRLVEIIEKAK; encoded by the coding sequence ATGGAAAGAGGCAATAGAAAAACCAGAGTCGGTATGGTAGTAAGCGACAAGATGGATAAGACCGTTGTAGTTGCCATCGTGGACAGCGTTAAGCATCCGCTTTACAAGAAGATAGTAAAGCGCACCTACAAGCTTAAGGCACATGATGAAAACAACGAGTGCCGTATCGGCGACAAGATCAAAGTAATGGAAACAAGACCGCTTTCTAAGGACAAGAGATGGCGTCTTGTGGAAATCATAGAAAAAGCAAAATAA
- the rplV gene encoding 50S ribosomal protein L22, whose translation MEARAHARYIRMSPRKVKAVADLIRNKPVGEAMTILTLSKRIAREPLIKLLKSAMANAENNHSMDVSKLYVAEIFANPGPTLKRVMPRAQGRAYRINKRTSHITITLREKE comes from the coding sequence ATGGAAGCGAGAGCACATGCAAGATATATTCGTATGTCTCCCAGAAAAGTTAAGGCAGTAGCCGATCTCATCCGCAACAAGCCGGTGGGGGAGGCCATGACGATTTTAACGCTTTCAAAGCGTATAGCAAGAGAGCCGCTTATTAAGCTTTTAAAGAGCGCTATGGCAAACGCCGAGAACAACCATTCGATGGATGTTTCAAAGCTTTACGTAGCCGAGATTTTTGCAAATCCCGGCCCGACGTTAAAGCGCGTTATGCCGAGAGCACAGGGCCGCGCATACAGAATAAACAAGCGCACGTCCCACATCACCATCACACTGCGTGAGAAAGAGTAA
- the rpmC gene encoding 50S ribosomal protein L29, translating into MRAQEIREMTAVELNEKITELKSELFNLRFQHATNQLDNPMKIVHVKKDIARCKTILRQKELNA; encoded by the coding sequence ATGAGAGCTCAGGAAATCAGAGAGATGACGGCTGTGGAGCTTAATGAAAAGATCACCGAGCTTAAAAGCGAGCTTTTCAACTTAAGATTCCAGCATGCCACGAATCAGCTTGACAACCCCATGAAGATAGTTCACGTTAAGAAGGATATCGCAAGGTGCAAGACGATCCTTCGTCAAAAAGAGCTTAATGCTTAA
- the rplP gene encoding 50S ribosomal protein L16: MLMPKRVKYRRVHRGRMKGKALRGNKVVYGDYGIQATEPAWVTSNQIEAARIAMTRYIKRGGQVWIKIFPDKPVTEKPAETRMGSGKGSPEYWVAVVKPGRVMFEIGGVSEEVAREALRLASHKLPLKCKFVKKETAETEVE, from the coding sequence ATGTTAATGCCTAAGAGAGTTAAATACAGAAGAGTACACAGAGGCCGCATGAAGGGCAAGGCTTTAAGAGGCAACAAGGTCGTATACGGAGATTACGGTATTCAGGCTACGGAGCCGGCATGGGTAACGTCGAACCAGATAGAGGCTGCCCGTATTGCCATGACCCGTTATATAAAGAGAGGCGGTCAGGTTTGGATAAAGATATTCCCCGACAAGCCGGTGACCGAGAAGCCTGCCGAGACTCGAATGGGTTCCGGTAAGGGTTCGCCCGAGTATTGGGTTGCAGTCGTTAAGCCCGGCAGAGTTATGTTCGAGATTGGCGGAGTGAGCGAGGAAGTTGCTCGCGAGGCATTAAGACTTGCAAGCCACAAGCTGCCGCTCAAATGTAAATTTGTCAAGAAAGAGACTGCGGAAACGGAGGTTGAATAA